The DNA sequence TATTCTGCAGGAAGGAGCTGCAGATGCGAATACTCATGAGCGATTACGATCCGTTCAAGAGCAGCAATTTTGTGCCGGTGGACAGCAAGAGCCAGAGGAGCAAGATAGTGAATGAGGAGGAAAGCTGCATAATAGTCACCACAAGCGGAATGCTTACGGGCGGTCCTGTAATATACTACCTGCAGAAGCTTGCGGGCAATTCTACAAACAAGGTAATACTTGTAGGCTACCAGGCGGAAGGAACGCCGGGAAGGCAGCTGCAGGACGGCGTCAAGAGGATAAAGCTTGACAAGTACAACGTGGAGGTGAAGCTTTCGGTCGAGTCGCACCACCTTTCAGCACATGCTGACAGGCGGCAGCTGGAGACGATGATAGGCAAGGTGAGCGGGCTCAAGAACGTGTTCATAATGCACGGGGAAAAGAGCAAGTCAGAGGACTTGAGGAGCAGCATATCGGGGAAGTACAAGGCGATAGTGCCGCGCAACGGGGAATCCTACGAAATTTAACTAGTTGTTGCAGATGTTGAGGCTGTCCAAGGGCGGAAGGGCCCATGGTATGATAAAGAGCATGCCGGGCGATTTCAGGGTAGAGGAGATAACGGCAGGCGGGGTCGTCCTGGAGATAGGAAAAAAATATTCCCCGGAAATGCTCGGGATCGGGGCGCAGGCGGATGGAAAATTCTCCATTTTTGTGATGCAGAAAACCGGATGGAATACCTCACAGGCGCTGAAGGCCATAGCGAGGAAGTTCAGGAGGGGCATAAAGTCTACCGCTTTCGCCGGCACCAAGGACAGGACTTCGGTTTCAACGCAGCTTTGCAGCATTTTCGGGGTAAGGCCGGAGCAGATTAGCTCGGTGCACATAAAGGACATAAGCATCAACGGCGCATGGTACAGCAATTCAAAAATAGAGATGGGCGACCTGATGGGCAACAGGTTCGGGATCCTCGCAAGGGATGCGCGCGATTGCAGCGGAATGGAAGGGATAATTTCCGAACTCCACGGTACTTTCCCAAATTATTTCGGGGAGCAGCGCTTCGGTAACAGGGGCGCGAACGTGGATATTGGAGTAGCAATACTGAAAGGGGATTTTGAGGGCGCGGCCATGAGCTTTCTAACGGAGACGCAGAACGAGACAAACG is a window from the Candidatus Micrarchaeota archaeon genome containing:
- the truD gene encoding tRNA pseudouridine(13) synthase TruD, whose amino-acid sequence is MLRLSKGGRAHGMIKSMPGDFRVEEITAGGVVLEIGKKYSPEMLGIGAQADGKFSIFVMQKTGWNTSQALKAIARKFRRGIKSTAFAGTKDRTSVSTQLCSIFGVRPEQISSVHIKDISINGAWYSNSKIEMGDLMGNRFGILARDARDCSGMEGIISELHGTFPNYFGEQRFGNRGANVDIGVAILKGDFEGAAMSFLTETQNETNEDAMESRKRLAEERDFKDAIRYFPQYLKYERLMIEYLSRYPNNYANAIRKLPRSISLMLVHSVEAYIFNRVLEERIANGTSKPESKDLVCKANEFGFPDLKEVTPYDKDRNAQFAVGNIIGYDTKSVTETEQRLLDELGIGIESFKVNGLNELNSRGTYRVMFAPYKDIGYVCRDDTMEMRFSLPAGSYATVLLEEFLDYGSPG